The Priestia koreensis genomic interval TACTATGATGCTTACTACAAAAAAGCACAACAAGTTCGTACATTAATTAAAAAAGATTTCGAAGACGTATTTGAAAAATATGATGTAATCATCGGGCCTACAACGCCAACACCAGCATTCAAAATTGGTGAGAAAACGAATGATCCATTAACAATGTATGCGAACGATATTTTAACAATCCCAGTAAACCTTGCGGGCGTACCAGGAATTTCAGTTCCTTGTGGCTTCTCAAACGGTCTTCCATTAGGATTACAAATTATCGGTAAGCATTTCGATGAACGTACAATTTACCGTGTTGCAAATGCATTCGAGCAAGCAACAGAGCATCACAAAGAAAAACCAGCGCTGTAAGGGGTGAGAAAACAATGAACTTGGAAACGATTATTGGTCTTGAAGTCCACGTCGAGCTAAAAACAAAGTCTAAAATTTTCTCTGGTAGTCCAACAGAATTTGGAGCAGATCCAAATACGCAAACAAGCGTAATCGACCTTGGGTACCCAGGTGTACTACCAGTATTAAATAAACAAGCGGTAGAATTCGCAATGAAAGCAGCGATGGCACTGAACTGTGAAATCGCAACCGATACGAAATTCGACCGTAAAAACTACTTCTATCCAGATAATCCGAAAGCATACCAAATTTCTCAATTTGATAAGCCGATCGGTGAAAATGGTTGGATTGAAATTGAAGTAAAAGGGAAAAAGAAACGCATCGGGATTACACGCCTTCACCTTGAAGAAGATGCAGGTAAATTAACGCATACTGGCGACGGTTACTCACTTGTTGACTTCAATCGCCAAGGTACGCCGTTAATTGAGATCGTATCTGAGCCGGATATCCGTACTCCTGAAGAGGCGTATGCATACCTAGAAAAATTAAAATCCATCATTCAATATACAGGCGTATCTGACTGTAAGATGGAAGAAGGATCTCTTCGCTGTGATGCGAACATTTCGCTTCGTCCATACGGTCAAGAAAAGTTCGGAACGAAAGCTGAGCTTAAAAACTTAAACTCATTCACTTATGTCCAAAAAGGTCTTGAGCATGAGCAAGTGCGCCAAGAAAAAGTATTATTATCTGGTGGACTAATCCAACAAGAGACGCGTCGTTACGATGAGTCAACAAAAACAACGCTTCTTATGCGTGTAA includes:
- the gatB gene encoding Asp-tRNA(Asn)/Glu-tRNA(Gln) amidotransferase subunit GatB is translated as MNLETIIGLEVHVELKTKSKIFSGSPTEFGADPNTQTSVIDLGYPGVLPVLNKQAVEFAMKAAMALNCEIATDTKFDRKNYFYPDNPKAYQISQFDKPIGENGWIEIEVKGKKKRIGITRLHLEEDAGKLTHTGDGYSLVDFNRQGTPLIEIVSEPDIRTPEEAYAYLEKLKSIIQYTGVSDCKMEEGSLRCDANISLRPYGQEKFGTKAELKNLNSFTYVQKGLEHEQVRQEKVLLSGGLIQQETRRYDESTKTTLLMRVKEGSDDYRYFPEPDLVALHIDDAWKERVRESIPELPDARKARYVNELGLPAYDAMVLTLTKEMSDFFEETLTNGADAKLASNWLMGEVSAYLNAEQKELADVALTPKGLAGMINLIQKGTISSKIAKKVFKELIENGGDAEKIVKEKGLVQISDEGTLRKIVTETLDANEQSIEDYKNGKDRAVGFLVGQIMKATKGQANPPMVNKILLEEINKR